The Methylopila sp. M107 genome contains the following window.
GCCGGCTCCGCCTGCACCGGCGGACCCCGCCCGTCCGACGTCAGCGGCACGCGCAGCCCCAGCGGCGACAAAGGCGTCGCCTGCGCGCCGAGATGGGAGAGCTGCTCGAGCGCTTTGTCGCGGTCGCCTTTCAGCGCGTTGACCCGCAGATCAAGGGGCGCGCGGGCCGCGAGCGCGGCCCCCTCCTCCGCCCGCTCCTCGCCGAACACGTCGGCGAGCTGGCCATCGAGCCATTCGGGATAGTCGCCGCGCACATGGGCCGGCGCGCCGTCGAGCGAGGCGCCGGCGATCGCGGCTCGTTCCGCCTCTGTTGGCGGTTCCGGCGCATGCGCCGCTCCTGAGAAGGAAGCGGCGATCTCGTCGACCGAAAGCCCACGAGTAAAGGCAAGCGCGCCGAGGACGAGCGCGCGCGGCGTGTCGGCATTCATCCGCCACGCGATCGAGGCGCGCTGGCGAAGCGCATCATAGGTCAAGCTCGCGATGCGCGCCCGGTCGCCGGATCCGGCGAAGCGATGGCTCGCGCCCCAATCCTTCAGGGCCTGGCCGGCGGGCGCGCGGCGCTCGCCGATCGCGGTCAGCACCTCGATCGCGGCGAGCGCGTGGGCGGCGGGTGTCATGATGCGGAGCTCCAGGGTGAGCCGCGCAGCAACACGACGGCGGCCGGCAATGCAAGCCCCGACGCCGCGGCGTCAGACGCCCGGAAGGGCGTGCACGAGGTATAGCTTGAACGCGAAGTAGAACCACAGGCCGAACAGCACCACGAAACCCGCCGCGAAGGCGCCGAACCGGACCTTCAGGCGGTTCGAGCCGGTGTGCTCGATCGCATGGGCGAGGCGCGTTACGACGAAAACCCAGGAGAGGCACACGAATAGCAGGTCCGCCTGCCGTGTGATCAGCGCAAGCGTCACGACGACATAGAACAGCACCGGCAGTTCGAGCTGGTTGTGGAAGCAGTCCGAGACCTTCTGGGCCTTTTCGGGCCAGTCGATCTTACGGACCGACCCGCCCGATCCCTTTACTGCTCCGCTGCGGGCGGCCAGCAACCGTTCACGCGCCATCCAGACCAGCAGGACGAAGGTGAGCAGGACCTGCGCGAACAGCGGCGCAAGGATGGCTTGGACGGTCAAGCCACGCTCGGATAGTTCGGGCTTTCGCGCGTGATCGTCACGTCGTGGACATGGCTTTCGCGGAGCGAAGCGCCCGAAATGCGCACGAAGCGCGCCTTCTGGTGAAGCTCCTCAATGGTCGCGGCGCCGACATAGCCCATCGCGGCGCGCAGGCCGCCCGCAAGCTGGTGCAGCACCGCACCGACCGGTCCCTTGTACGGCACCTGGCCCTCGATGCCTTCCGGCACGAGCTTCAGCCGGTCGTTGACCTCCGCCTGGAAGTAGCGGTCGGCCGAGCCCTGGCTCATCGCGCCGACAGAGCCCATGCCGCGGTACGACTTGTACGAGCGGCCCTGGTACAAATAGACCTCGCCGGGGCTCTCATCGGTGCCGGCGAGCAGCGAGCCGACCATGACGGCGTCGGCGCCGGCCGCTATCGCTTTCGCAAGGTCGCCCGAAAACTTGATGCCGCCGTCGGCGATCACCGGCACGTCCTCGCGTCGCGCCACCTCGACCGCCTCCAGAATGGCAGTGAGCTGCGGCACGCCGACGCCGGCGACGATGCGGGTGGTGCAGATCGAGCCCGGCCCTATGCCGACCTTGATGGCGTCCGCGCCCGAATCGATCAACGCGCGCGTCGCGTCGCCTGTCGCGACATTGCCGGCGACGATCTGCACCTCGTTCGAGATCCGCTTGATGCGGGCGACGACGTCGAGCACGTGCTGGGAATGGCCATGCGCGGTGTCGACGACGATCAGGTCGCAGCCGGCGTCGATCAGCGCCTCGGCGCGCCCAAAACCCTTGTCGCCGACCGTGGTGGCGGCGGCGACGCGCAGGCGCCCTTGCGCGTCCTTGTTGGCGTTCGGGTTGGCGACAGCCTTTTCGATGTCCTTCACGGTGATCAGGCCGACGCAGCGATAATCGTCGTCGACGACCAGCAGCTTCTCGATGCGATGGGCGTGGAGAAGGCGCTTGGCCTCCTCCTGGCTGACGCCCTCGTGCACGGTGATGAGGTTTTCATGCGTCATCAGCTCCGAGACCGGCTGCCGCGGGTTGTTGGCGAAGCGCACGTCGCGGTTGGTGAGGATGCCGACGAGCTTGCCGGCGCGGCCGTTGGCGCCGTTCTCGACCACCGGAATGCCGGAAATGTTGTTGACGCGCATGAGGTCGAAGGCCTCTGCCAGCGTCGCGTTTGGCGCGATGGTGACGGGGTTCACCACCATGCCGCTTTCGAACTTCTTCACCTGCCGGACCTGGGCCGCCTGTTGGTCGGGCTCGAGGTTCCTGTGGATGACGCCGATGCCGCCGGCCTGCGCCATCGCGATGGCGAGCCGCGCTTCGGTCACCGTGTCCATCGCGGAGGACAGGATCGGAATGTTGAGCGAGATCGTCTTGGTGACGCGGGAGCGCAAGTCCGCCTCTCCGGGCATCACGACCGACAGGCCGGGCCGCAGCAGCACGTCGTCGAAGGTGAGCGCTTCCGTCACCAGGCCGTTAGTCTCGATCCCGGCCATGCCGACCTCCTGTTGAGGATATGCGCAGACGCGCCCGGCGCCGCCCGTCGGCGTCCGGCCCCTTTCGCGCGGAAACCCGCGCCGATGGGGGAAGTTGGCGCGGACCTTTAGCACGCGCGACGAAAGGCGCAAATGACGGTTGCCGGCGTTGGCGATGCAAAAGAGGCGAGCGTCATCCCGGACGGCCGCATGCCCGATCCGGGATCGTCTTCCGCGAAAGGCGCCTCTCCCGTCGAACGATCCCGGCTCTCGCTCCGCTCGGCCGGGATGACGGCCATCCGCTCGTCTTCTTCAGCGCATGCTCCTATATGCGGCGCATCCCATGCCCACATTCCCTAACACCCGCATCCCCAGCCGCATCCTCGTTCCCCTGATCGTCGCCTGCGCGCTGTTCATGGAGAACCTTGATTCGACGGTTCTCGCGACCTCGCTGCCGGCGATCGCGCGCGAGCTGAACGAGGACCCGATCGACCTCAAGCTGGCGCTCACCTCCTACCTGCTCAGCCTCGCGATTTTCATTCCCGTCTCCGGCTGGCTCGCCGACCGGCTCGGCGCGCGGCTAGTGTTCCGCGCGGCGATCGCGGTGTTCGCGCTCGGATCGGCGCTTGCGGGCTTTTCGAGCTCGATGCCGGAGATCGTCGGCTCGCGGATCGTCCAGGGCGTGGGCGGCGCGATGATGGTGCCTGTGGGGCGGCTCGTGATCCTTCGGACAGTGCCGAAGTCCGAACTCGTCGGCTCTCTCGCCTGGCTGACCATTCCGGCGCTGATCGGACCGGTGCTCGGGCCCCCGATCGGCGGCTTCATCACCACCTATTTCTCCTGGCGCTGGATTTTCTGGATCAACCTGCCGATCGCGGCGCTCGGGCTGGTGCTGGCGAGCCTCTACATCCCCGACCTCCGCGAAGAGCAGCGCACGCCGTTCGACACGGCGGGCTTCGCGCTGTCCGCTTTCGGGCTCGCCGCGATGGTTTCCGGCTCGACGGCGCTCGGGCTCGACGCCCTGCCCCACTGGATCGCCGTCACGATGCTGGTCGCGGGCGGCGTCGCGCTGTGGGCCTATGCGCGCCACGCCGCGAAGATCGAGCATCCTATCCTCGACCTGAAGCTGTTCGGCATATCGTCGTTCCGCGCGGCGATACTCGGCGGCTCGCTGTTCCGCATCGGCATCGGCGCGGCGCCATTCCTGCTGCCGCTGATGCTGCAGATCGGCTTCGGGCTGAACGCCTTCCAGTCGGGCTTGCTGACCTTCGCCTCGGCGCTCGGCGCGCTGGTGATGAAGTTCACCGCAAAGCCTATCCTCCAGCGTTTCGGCTTCCGCACGACCATGGTGGTGAACGCCCTGATCGCGGCGGCCGCCATGACCGCGCCCGCGCTGTTCACGGCGACCACGCCCTCGCTCGTGATCCTTGCAACGCTGCTGATCGGCGGCTTCTTCCGCTCGCTGCAGTTCACCTCGGTCAACGCGCTCGGCTACGCCGACATCGACAACGCGCGGATGAGCGCGGCGACAAGCCTCGCCAGCGTCGCCCAGCAACTGTCGCTGTCGATCGGCGTCAGCATCGCGGCGCTCGGGCTCGAATCGATCCTCGCCTGGCGCGGCGCGACGGAGCTCGTCGCGGGCGATTTCCCCATCGCCTTCCTCGGCATCGGCCTGATTTCGGCGACCTCGGTGTTTTTCTTCGCCCGGCTCGCCCCAGAAGCCGGCGAACAGGTTTCCGGCCATGTGTCGCCAAGACCGGATCCGGTGACGGACGCGCGCGAACGGGGTTGAGCGCTATCGCCTTCTCCCCTTGCCCCTTTCCCACACATCGAAAGGGGCAAGGCGACGCCGCGATCAACCGTGCTCGTCCGCCCTCGAAGCACGCCCCTCGGCGTCGTAGGTCACAACCTCCCACGCTTCCGGCGTCGTCATCAGCATTTCGAGCAGTCCGTAATTGTGCTCATGGCCGGGGCGGATCGCGATCATCTTGCCGACGATCGGCATGCCCGCCAGCGAAAGATCCCCGACGAGGTCGAGCGCGCGGTGGCGGACCGGCTCGTCGGGAAACCGCAGACCGCCGATCGCGCCCTTGCCCCAGAGCGCCGCCGTGTTGCCGGCATGGGCGCCGCGCAGCACCGGCTCCTTTCGGAACAGGCCGACGATCTTGCCCGGCAGCGCCCACTTGACCCGGCCGAACGACCGCGACGGCGCGAGCTCGCGCCGGAAACTTTCCGTGTCGATCCGCCCTTCCCAGCGCAGCTGGCCGAAATGCGAGAGCGTGACGGCCGAGTAGATGCGGAACTCGGGCGCCGCCTCGGCGGTCTGCTTGTGGTCGCCGGCGCGGTAGCGCACACGCTTTTTCACGCGGATGTAGCGGCGCGGGCGGTCTTGCTCGGCGCGGCCGGCGGCTTCGATCAGCGCGCACCAGGGTTCGGCGCTGCCGTCAAGGATCGGCAACTCCTCGGCGTCGATCTCGATCAGCGCATTGTCGATCGCGGCCGCGGACAGCGCCGCGAGCAGATGCTCGACGGTTCGCACCAGCGGCCCGTCGCCGACCTGCAGAGCCGTGCAGAGCGGTCGCGAGCGCCGGTTCGGCCACAGCGCCGGCACGTCATGCGCGACGCCTCCGACGGCGCGGCGGAACACGACGCCATGGCCGATCGGCGCCGGCGAAACGCGCGCCTTCGCCGGCTTCGCCGTGTGGAGACCGTGCCCCGAACAGTCGAAGGCTGCGCCGAGCGTCGCCTCGCACAGCGGGCCCGGCGGGATCGCTGCGGCTTCGTCGCTCATGGCGCGGTCACGGCGTTGCGAGGGGCGGCCCGCCCGGATCTGGGAACCGATCGGCGCTTGCACGCCTTTTCCCTCTGGACGGACGCGCCTCGACCAGAAGGCGCCGACAACCGGAGATTTTTCATGAAACGCATCATCGCCGCCGCGCTCTGCGCCGCCGCTCTATCGCCGGCCGCCGCGCTCGCCGCCGACACCTACGAGATCGCGGGCAAGGACGGCAAGAAGATCGGCGAACTCACGCTGACCGCAGCGCCTCACGGCGTGCTGATAGACATCGAGGTCCAGCCCGGAAGCCTCACCGCCGGCAAGCACGGGCTGCACTTTCACGAGACCGCCGACTGTTCCGACGTCGGTCAGTATAAGAAATCCGGCAGCCACGCCGGCCACGGCGAAGGCAAGCACGGCCTGCTGAACCCGAACGGCCCGGAGCCCGGCGACCTACCGAACCTGATCGCGCTCTCTGACGGTTCCGCGCAGGCGGGCCTCTACAGCGGCCTGATAAAGCTCGACGACCTCAAGGCCGAGAACGGCAGCGCGCTGATCATCCACGCCGACAAGGATGACCACATCTCGCAGCCGATCGGCAAGGCCGGCGACCGCGTCGCCTGCGCGGCGATCAAGTAGCGGCGCCTCCCGGCCCGCCGGGCCTGCTGAACAGCCGCGCGGCCTCATGGCCGTCGCGGCACCGGCGCGCGAGCGTCTGCCCGGCCTCCGGGTCGTCGAGGAGGAGGAAGAACTCCTCCTCGGTCAGCTCGTAATACTCCTCATAGTCGACGAGCTGCGCCGAGATCTGAACCGAGATGTAGTGAGCGCCGGAGTTGCGCTCGACGCCGAGCGAATAGCGCTCGGTCTCGGAAATCATCATGTCGTCAAACTGGAGGCTCGACCTCGTCATCGGCTTTTCCTCCCCTGAAGCCGGTCGCGAGCACATAGAGTTCGGAAGAACCCTTGCGGCTCGCCGGCGGCTTTACGTGGATGACTTTGGCGTAGTCCCTCTTCAGCTCGGTCAGCAGGTCTCCCGCCGCGCCGCCCTGGAAAACCTTGGCGAGGAACGCGCCGCCGGGCGCCAGAACTTCGGACGCGAACAGCGCCGCGGCCTCCACCATGGCCACGATGCGCAAGTGGTCGGTGCGGCGATGGCCGACCGTATTGGCCGCCATGTCGGACATTACGAGGTCAGCCTTGCCGCCGAGCTTCGACTTCAGGATGTCGGGCGCCGCGTCGTCGAGGAAATCGAGCACCATGAAGTCGACGCCCGCGACCTGCTCCATTTCGAGTAGGTCGATCGCGACGATCACGCCGGGCTTGCCGTCCGCGATACCGGTGCGGTCGGCCGCGATCTGGCTCCAGCCGCCGGGCGCGGCGCCGAGGTCTACGATCTTCTGGCCGGGCTTGAGGAGCTTATACTTGTCGTCGATCTCGATCAGCTTGAACGCCGCGCGCGACCGGAACCCCTCGCGTTTCGCGGCCTGCACGTAAGGGTCGTTGAGCTGGCGGTCGAGCCAGAGGGTCGAGGCGTGCGTCCGCTTCTTGGCGGTGTAGACGCGCACCCCAAGGCTGCGCGCGCCCGAGCCGCCCTTGCCAGAGACCCGGCCGGCGGCCCCGCTCGACTTACCTGTTCCGCCGCCTTTCGCGCCGCCGCCGGAGCGGCTCACGATCGATGCCCGCGACGGCGCGGTCCTCGCCTGCGCCACACCCCGTCGGCGCGCATCAGCTCGACGAGGATTCCTTCGCGCAGCCCCCGGTCCGCGACGCGCAGGCGCGCGACCGGGAACGCCCGGCGGATCGCCTCCAGCACGGCGCAGCCGGCGAGCACGAGGTCGGCTCGATCCGGCCCGATGCAGGGGTTCTGGCAGCGCTGGTCGTAGGACATTTCACGGAGGCTCTCGACCACGCGGGTGACGTCGTTCGCGGCCATCCACTGGCCGTCGACCAGCCGCCGCTCGTAACGCGGAAGGCCGAGATGAACTCCCGCGATGGTCGTGACGGTGCCGGACGTACCGAGGAAATGAACGTTCTGCAGTCCGGCCGCAAGCGCCTCTCGTTCGGGAAAAGCGTCAAGCATCCGCTCGACCTCCGTCACCATCCGCTCGAACACGTCGGTCGTGACCTTCACGCCGCCATAGCGCTCGGCGAGCGTCACGACGCCGACGGGCAGCGAAACCCAAGCCCGCATGGTGAGGGGCCCGGAACCCGCGCCCTTCTTGCGATCGAGCCAGACGACCTCGGATGACCCGCCGCCGATGTCGAAAAGGATAACGCCGCCGGCGGCCGGGTCGGCGAGCGAGGCGCAGCCAGCGGCCGCCAGTCTCGCCTCCGTCGCGCGATCGATGATCTCGAGCTCGAGCCCGGTCTCGTCACGGACGCGGGCGAGGAAATCCTCGCCATTGTCGGCCTGGCGGCAGGCTTCGGTCGCGATCAGCCGGGCGCGCGTGACGCCGCGCGCCTCCATCTTGTCGCGGCACACGCCGAGCGCCTGCACGGCGCGTCCTACCGCGTCGTCGGACAGCCGGCCCGAATGGGCGAGCCCTTCCCCCAGCCGCACGATCCGCGAAAACGAATCGACGACCCGGAAGCCGCGCTCGCGGTCGGGCCTTGCGACGAGCAGGCGGCAATTGTTGGTGCCGAGATCGAGCGCCGCATAGGTCGCAAGCGGCGGGCGCGTTCCGGTAAAAACGCTCGCCGCAGCCTGCGCGAGACCGCTTGCGGTTCCCGGCATGGCTGGCGACGGTCCGGCGTCCGCGAGGGGCGCGGCTGAGTCGGTCAAATGTGCTTCCTCGGGGCCGCCACGCGACGACTGACGTCATCGGCTCGGCCCTGCGCATGGATTTTTCGTGAACGAGTGTAACAGCGGAGGCGTCCCCCGCAAGGCGCGGCGCGACCCATCGCCCGTCGCGAGCGTGGAAGGCGTCGAACAATCAAATCGCGCAATCGGAAATTTCGTTGGAAAGTCCGGAGCGCCGTCGCAGCAGCGACGGCGATGGGATACCATCGACAGGTCGCTGGCGGCGTTTGACGACCTCGCAACCGTGAGCGGCCGACAACAACAACAATAATTCCGGGGAGACGGTCTCCATGATGTGGCAACAGGTCTACGACCCGTTTGGCAACGCGATCATATCGACGCTCGTGGCGGCGATCCCGATCGTCGTGCTGCTTGGCGGCATCGGCCTCTTTCATATGAAGGCGCACCACGCCGCGCTCGCCGGCCTCGTGGCCGCGCTCGCGATCGCCGTGTTCGCGCACGGCATGCCGGCCGACAAGGCCGGCATGACCGCGGTCTACGGCGCAGCCTTCGGCCTGCTGCCGATCGGCTGGATCGTGCTCAACATTATCTTCCTTTACCAACTCACGCAGGAGAAAGGGCTTTTCAAGGTCTTGCAGGACTCGATCGCCGGCATCACCGACGATCGAAGGCTGCAGCTCCTGCTGATCGCCTTCTCGTTCGGCGCGTTCTTCGAGGGCGCGGCGGGGTTCGGCACGCCGGTCGCGGTGACGGGCGCGATCCTGATTGGTCTCGGCTTCTCGCCGCTCGCGGCCTCGGGCCTGTCGCTGATCGCCAACACCGCGCCGGTCGCGTTCGGCGCGCTTGGAACCCCGATCATCGCGCTCGCGGCGGTGACCGGCCTCGACCTGATCGACCTGTCAGCGATGGTCGGCCGCCAGCTCCCGTTCTTCTCGGTGCTCGTGCCGTTCTGGCTGATCGCGGCTTTCGCCGGCATGCGCGGCATGTGGCAGATCTGGCCCGCGATCCTGATCGCCGGCGTCACCTTCGCCATCCCGCAATTCCTGGTCTCGAACTATCACGGCCCCTGGCTCGTCGACGTCGTGGCGGCGATCTGCTCGATCGGCGCGCTCACTTTATTCCTGAAGGTCTGGAGCCCGAAGGAGATCTGGGTCTCGGCCGACGGAACCGCTCCCTCCGCGGGCGGCGCCGGCGGCGGCGCGCATGTCGGCGAGCGGCATGATTCGGGCCTCGTGATCCGCGCCTGGATCCCGTGGATCATCCTCTCGATCGTCGTGTTCTGCTGGGGCATCCCGCAGCTGAAGACGGCGCTCGACGGGATTTCGCTCGTGCAATGGCAGA
Protein-coding sequences here:
- a CDS encoding UDP-3-O-acyl-N-acetylglucosamine deacetylase; this translates as MSDEAAAIPPGPLCEATLGAAFDCSGHGLHTAKPAKARVSPAPIGHGVVFRRAVGGVAHDVPALWPNRRSRPLCTALQVGDGPLVRTVEHLLAALSAAAIDNALIEIDAEELPILDGSAEPWCALIEAAGRAEQDRPRRYIRVKKRVRYRAGDHKQTAEAAPEFRIYSAVTLSHFGQLRWEGRIDTESFRRELAPSRSFGRVKWALPGKIVGLFRKEPVLRGAHAGNTAALWGKGAIGGLRFPDEPVRHRALDLVGDLSLAGMPIVGKMIAIRPGHEHNYGLLEMLMTTPEAWEVVTYDAEGRASRADEHG
- a CDS encoding MFS transporter produces the protein MPTFPNTRIPSRILVPLIVACALFMENLDSTVLATSLPAIARELNEDPIDLKLALTSYLLSLAIFIPVSGWLADRLGARLVFRAAIAVFALGSALAGFSSSMPEIVGSRIVQGVGGAMMVPVGRLVILRTVPKSELVGSLAWLTIPALIGPVLGPPIGGFITTYFSWRWIFWINLPIAALGLVLASLYIPDLREEQRTPFDTAGFALSAFGLAAMVSGSTALGLDALPHWIAVTMLVAGGVALWAYARHAAKIEHPILDLKLFGISSFRAAILGGSLFRIGIGAAPFLLPLMLQIGFGLNAFQSGLLTFASALGALVMKFTAKPILQRFGFRTTMVVNALIAAAAMTAPALFTATTPSLVILATLLIGGFFRSLQFTSVNALGYADIDNARMSAATSLASVAQQLSLSIGVSIAALGLESILAWRGATELVAGDFPIAFLGIGLISATSVFFFARLAPEAGEQVSGHVSPRPDPVTDARERG
- a CDS encoding L-lactate permease, giving the protein MMWQQVYDPFGNAIISTLVAAIPIVVLLGGIGLFHMKAHHAALAGLVAALAIAVFAHGMPADKAGMTAVYGAAFGLLPIGWIVLNIIFLYQLTQEKGLFKVLQDSIAGITDDRRLQLLLIAFSFGAFFEGAAGFGTPVAVTGAILIGLGFSPLAASGLSLIANTAPVAFGALGTPIIALAAVTGLDLIDLSAMVGRQLPFFSVLVPFWLIAAFAGMRGMWQIWPAILIAGVTFAIPQFLVSNYHGPWLVDVVAAICSIGALTLFLKVWSPKEIWVSADGTAPSAGGAGGGAHVGERHDSGLVIRAWIPWIILSIVVFCWGIPQLKTALDGISLVQWQIPTLHNLVERVPPVVAAPAKEAAVYKLNWLSATGSGILISAIIAGFVMGFSPLQMLKTYWRTLVLVRYSLLTIAAMLALGFVTRYSGVDATLGLAFAKTGWLYPFFGALLGWLGVALTGSDTSSNVLFGSLQRISAEQNGLSPVLMAAANSSGGVMGKMIDAQSIVVASTATRWYGHEGDILRYVFFHSIVLACLMGLLITAQAYLWPFTEMVIHHAPAVAAPH
- a CDS encoding RlmE family RNA methyltransferase: MRVYTAKKRTHASTLWLDRQLNDPYVQAAKREGFRSRAAFKLIEIDDKYKLLKPGQKIVDLGAAPGGWSQIAADRTGIADGKPGVIVAIDLLEMEQVAGVDFMVLDFLDDAAPDILKSKLGGKADLVMSDMAANTVGHRRTDHLRIVAMVEAAALFASEVLAPGGAFLAKVFQGGAAGDLLTELKRDYAKVIHVKPPASRKGSSELYVLATGFRGGKADDEVEPPV
- a CDS encoding superoxide dismutase family protein — its product is MKRIIAAALCAAALSPAAALAADTYEIAGKDGKKIGELTLTAAPHGVLIDIEVQPGSLTAGKHGLHFHETADCSDVGQYKKSGSHAGHGEGKHGLLNPNGPEPGDLPNLIALSDGSAQAGLYSGLIKLDDLKAENGSALIIHADKDDHISQPIGKAGDRVACAAIK
- the guaB gene encoding IMP dehydrogenase; this translates as MAGIETNGLVTEALTFDDVLLRPGLSVVMPGEADLRSRVTKTISLNIPILSSAMDTVTEARLAIAMAQAGGIGVIHRNLEPDQQAAQVRQVKKFESGMVVNPVTIAPNATLAEAFDLMRVNNISGIPVVENGANGRAGKLVGILTNRDVRFANNPRQPVSELMTHENLITVHEGVSQEEAKRLLHAHRIEKLLVVDDDYRCVGLITVKDIEKAVANPNANKDAQGRLRVAAATTVGDKGFGRAEALIDAGCDLIVVDTAHGHSQHVLDVVARIKRISNEVQIVAGNVATGDATRALIDSGADAIKVGIGPGSICTTRIVAGVGVPQLTAILEAVEVARREDVPVIADGGIKFSGDLAKAIAAGADAVMVGSLLAGTDESPGEVYLYQGRSYKSYRGMGSVGAMSQGSADRYFQAEVNDRLKLVPEGIEGQVPYKGPVGAVLHQLAGGLRAAMGYVGAATIEELHQKARFVRISGASLRESHVHDVTITRESPNYPSVA
- a CDS encoding MAPEG family protein — protein: MTVQAILAPLFAQVLLTFVLLVWMARERLLAARSGAVKGSGGSVRKIDWPEKAQKVSDCFHNQLELPVLFYVVVTLALITRQADLLFVCLSWVFVVTRLAHAIEHTGSNRLKVRFGAFAAGFVVLFGLWFYFAFKLYLVHALPGV